The following proteins come from a genomic window of Dermacentor albipictus isolate Rhodes 1998 colony chromosome 8, USDA_Dalb.pri_finalv2, whole genome shotgun sequence:
- the LOC139049020 gene encoding uncharacterized protein, which yields MVVLRAHQGLSSLVQQLETMTLVPAISALDLTNCILLEPNELPLHIAKCTGLQILRCVACPLRPSALLHLMLYRLPCLKEVEFSLVAETDVDSEIREVHSTASQVPGALARNLRRMYAEVSNDLNFKLLSALLSYCPKLDELRVHFVRGNFMNALLECNPILDQGLNFETFTYSSEVPASNQRLPSTPLDFTSCAAVCANVCYRRSSNMWNCVLLRDLAVGYINPIHLPQQLVLVAVHHEEGITAEWFSLAGFGHFWTNVRQLCLLLFPAQPSDGLYATAGAAYHDSLRDFISVKLKQLVELNINAFHFGPDLDLTTLLQDGSLEHLQSLSATPCGLRRPSALRRLAQNCTELKELDVRIDRRGSFVRCAICEGVFVLHPEDIPEMHDATPMFQNALARLTLSDVHGRISLWLIETCPALSVRLSDCPNPSHPDYPSLGQLLSRNSSLSCLVLRHDALPFGEACLLQNICRISRLQYLCLLSAAPLQDNDAEESLLTFSDSLKPRIKCVHVHYRSSTDGIEKRITWMRPHGAPTGGVLVRGGPCFIYCSTATFIGLSKPLNRDFKQIM from the exons ATGGTGGTGCTACGTGCCCACCAAGGGCTGTCTTCTCTGGTCCAGCAGCTAGAAACTATGACACTGGTTCCCGCTATCAGCGCACTCGACCTCACAAATTGCATCCTTCTCGAACCAAACGAGTTGCCTCTGCACATCGCCAAATGTACGGGACTCCAAATTTTGCGGTGCGTCGCCTGCCCGCTCAGGCCGAGCGCCCTGCTCCACTTAATGCTATACCGGCTTCCGTGTCTGAAGGAAGTTGAGTTCTCCCTCGTGGCTGAGACGGACGTGGACTCGGAAATAAGGGAGGTGCACAGCACAGCGTCGCAAGTGCCAGGCGCCCTGGCTCGCAATCTCCGCCGCATGTACGCCGAAGTGAGCAACGACCTGAACTTCAAGCTTCTCTCCGCGCTACTGAGCTATTGCCCGAAGCTGGACGAGCTGCGTGTTCATTTCGTGCGCGGAAACTTCATGAACGCGCTCCTGGAATGTAACCCCATCCTCGACCAGGGCCTCAATTTCGAAACATTCACGTACTCTTCCGAGGTGCCAGCCTCTAATCAACGCCTGCCGTCCACACCGTTGGACTTCACGAGCTGCGCGGCCGTCTGCGCCAACGTCTGCTACCGGAGGTCCAGCAACATGTGGAACTGTGTCCTACTCCGGGATCTCGCTGTCGGGTACATAAATCCCATCCATTTGCCGCAACAGCTGGTCCTGGTTGCTGTCCACCACGAAGAAGGCATCACGGCGGAATGGTTTAGCCTGGCCGGCTTTGGACACTTCTGGACGAACGTGCGACAACTCTGTCTTCTGCTATTTCCGGCACAGCCCTCCGACGGTTTATACGCGACGGCTGGCGCCGCCTACCACGACAGTCTTCGCGACTTTATCTCCGTCAAGCTCAAGCAACTAGTCGAGCTTAACATAAATGCGTTCCACTTCGGACCCGACCTCGATCTGACGACGCTGCTACAGGACGGCTCGCTGGAGCATCTGCAATCCCTCTCGGCGACCCCCTGCGGGCTTCGCCGCCCGTCAGCACTGCGCCGTCTAGCGCAGAACTGCACCGAACTCAAAGAACTGGACGTGCGCATCGATAGGCGGGGCAGCTTCGTTCGGTGCGCTATTTGCGAGGGTGTGTTCGTCCTCCATCCCGAAGACATCCCGGAAATGCATGACGCCACCCCCATGTTTCAAAATGCGCTTGCAAGGCTGACTCTGAGTGACGTGCATGGCCGTATCTCCCTTTGGCTCATCGAGACCTGTCCTGCACTTTCGGTGAGGTTGTCAGACTGCCCCAATCCGTCGCACCCAGACTACCCGTCTTTGGGTCAGCTGCTCTCCAGAAACAGCTCGCTGAGTTGTCTCGTGCTTCGGCACGATGCCCTGCCCTTCGGTGAGGCGTGTCTGCTG CAAAACATCTGCCGCATCAGCCGCCTGCAGTACCTGTGCCTTCTGTCAGCGGCGCCATTACAGGACAATGACGCCGAGGAATCCCTGCTGACGTTCAGCGACAGCCTGAAGCCTCGCATAAAgtgtgtacacgttcactaccgaAGCTCTACCGACGGCATCGAGAAGCGGATCACGTGGATGAGGCCGCATGGCGCTCCAACCGGTGGTGTCCTGGTTCGAGGCGGTCCTTGCTTCATCTATTGTTCGACGGCTACGTTTATAGGACTCAGCAAGCCGCTGAATCGTGACTTCAAACAGATCATGTAG